From a single Rickettsia endosymbiont of Cantharis rufa genomic region:
- the rpoC gene encoding DNA-directed RNA polymerase subunit beta' has protein sequence MSVVNFYGQLSNTQQFDQIRINIASPDQVRSWSFGEVTKPETINYRTFKPEKDGLFCARIFGPVKDYECLCGKYKRMKNRGITCEKCGVEVTVSRVRRERMGHIELAAPVAHIWFLKSLPSRISTILDMTMRDVEKILYFENYVVVDPGLSILQKGELLTEEELQKAKDKYGEDAFTASIGAEVIQQMLKELDFLKLKQELYEELQTTSSEVKKKKLVKRLKLVEDFLESENKPEWMIMDVLPVIPPEIRPLVMLDGGRFATSDLNELYRRVINRNNRLKKLIESKAPDIIVRNEKRMLQEAVDALFDNGRRGRAAKNANKRPFKSLSDMLKGKQGRFRQNLLGKRVDYSGRSVIVVGPELKLHQCGLPKKMALELFKPFIYSKLELYGIATTIKAAKRMVEAEKPEVWDVLEEVIREHPVLLNRAPTLHRLGIQAFEPLLIEGKAIQLHPLVCAAFNADFDGDQMAVHIPLSIEAQLEARVFMMSTNNILSPANGRPIIVPDKDIVLGLYYLTLAFNNEVGEGMIFADLAEMEHALYNKFITIHTKIKYRRNQLNAEGKMVPVIIDTTYGRLIVGELLPSNPNIEFKFINKQLTKKDISLVIDLVYRHCGQKATVIFADQLMKLGFKYACSSGISFGMDDMVVPESKSTHINETQLEIKEFEQQYSNGLITYGEKYNKVVDAWSRCTDRVANDMMKEIATPPINDDPNHQKINAIYMMAISGARGSFQQIKQLGGMRGLMTKSNGQIIPTPIKSNFKEGLTEFECFNSANGMRKGQIDTALKTASSGYLTRKLVDVAQDCIITERDCGTDKGIEVKSAIEGGEIIVPLAEKILGRTAAIDIFHPVTNDLILNKGELINEAKLEQIESAGLDRIMIKSVLTCESTIGICSICYGRDLATGTLVSEGEAIGVIAAQSIGEPGTQLTMRTFHIGGAVTKGAEVSSVEASYDAKVKIISRNVVINSEERKIVMSRNCELLLLDNNGNEKARHKIPYGARLLVDDGDMVTKTQKLAEWDPYTIPIITEKSGKVLFKDMVDGISIRDVTDEATGIPSKVIIESKQYSRGAELRPRIQLLDSKGEVITLSNGLEARYYLPVGAVLSVEDGVQISVGDIIARIPKESTTTKDITGGLPRVAELVEARRPKDHAVIAEIDGRVEFGKDYKSKRRIIIHPIDETMSIEYMVPKGKHVVVNEGDFVKKGDLLIDGNPVLQDILKVMGVEVLANYIVKEIQAVYRLQGVKIDDKHIEVIIRQMLQKVEITDSGGTTLLAGEKIDRHEFEEINERAIKNGLKPAEAQLILQGITKASLQTRSFISAASFQETTRVLTEAAIAGKVDKLRGLKENVIVGRLVPAGTGYFMDKMRKAAAKLDEENV, from the coding sequence ATGAGTGTAGTAAATTTTTACGGACAATTAAGTAATACTCAACAATTTGATCAGATAAGGATTAATATAGCAAGTCCCGATCAAGTACGTTCGTGGTCTTTCGGTGAAGTAACAAAACCTGAAACAATTAACTATCGAACTTTTAAACCTGAAAAAGACGGTTTATTTTGTGCAAGAATTTTCGGTCCGGTAAAAGATTACGAATGTCTTTGCGGTAAATATAAGCGGATGAAAAACCGTGGTATTACTTGTGAGAAATGTGGTGTTGAAGTTACGGTTTCTAGAGTAAGACGTGAAAGAATGGGGCATATTGAACTTGCAGCCCCCGTTGCTCATATTTGGTTTTTAAAGTCACTGCCTTCAAGAATTAGTACGATTCTTGATATGACGATGCGAGATGTAGAAAAGATTCTTTATTTTGAAAATTATGTAGTAGTTGACCCAGGGTTATCGATTTTACAAAAAGGCGAACTCCTAACAGAGGAAGAATTACAGAAAGCAAAAGATAAGTATGGTGAAGATGCGTTTACTGCGTCTATTGGTGCAGAAGTAATACAACAAATGCTAAAAGAACTTGATTTTTTAAAGTTAAAGCAAGAATTATACGAAGAATTACAAACCACTTCTTCAGAGGTCAAAAAGAAAAAGTTAGTAAAGCGTTTAAAATTAGTAGAGGATTTTTTAGAGTCGGAAAATAAGCCGGAATGGATGATTATGGATGTTTTACCTGTGATTCCTCCTGAAATTAGACCGCTTGTTATGCTTGATGGTGGAAGATTTGCTACTTCAGATTTAAATGAACTTTATAGAAGAGTAATTAATAGAAATAATCGTTTAAAGAAATTAATAGAGTCAAAAGCGCCTGATATAATAGTAAGGAACGAAAAAAGAATGTTACAAGAAGCGGTGGATGCATTATTTGATAATGGCCGCCGCGGCAGAGCAGCAAAAAATGCTAATAAGCGTCCATTTAAATCATTAAGTGACATGCTTAAAGGTAAGCAGGGTCGTTTTCGTCAGAACCTGCTTGGTAAGAGGGTTGATTACTCAGGACGTTCGGTTATCGTAGTAGGACCTGAGCTTAAGCTTCACCAGTGCGGCTTACCTAAAAAAATGGCGTTAGAGCTATTTAAGCCGTTTATTTACTCTAAGCTTGAATTATACGGTATCGCTACAACTATTAAAGCTGCTAAAAGAATGGTGGAAGCTGAAAAACCTGAAGTTTGGGATGTGCTTGAAGAAGTGATAAGAGAGCATCCGGTTTTACTTAATAGAGCCCCAACGTTACATAGGCTTGGTATTCAAGCATTTGAACCTTTATTAATTGAAGGTAAAGCGATTCAGCTTCACCCACTTGTTTGTGCTGCGTTTAATGCGGATTTTGACGGTGATCAGATGGCGGTACATATTCCATTATCGATTGAAGCGCAGCTTGAAGCTAGGGTATTTATGATGTCTACAAATAATATCTTAAGCCCTGCTAACGGACGTCCTATTATTGTACCGGATAAAGATATAGTACTTGGTTTATATTATCTAACCCTTGCATTTAATAATGAAGTAGGCGAAGGGATGATATTCGCGGACCTAGCTGAGATGGAGCATGCTCTATATAATAAATTTATAACTATCCATACAAAGATAAAATATCGTAGAAATCAGCTAAATGCTGAAGGTAAAATGGTTCCTGTTATCATTGATACTACTTACGGTAGATTAATAGTTGGCGAGTTATTGCCTTCTAATCCTAATATAGAATTTAAATTTATAAATAAACAACTAACTAAAAAAGACATATCATTAGTTATAGATTTAGTTTATCGTCACTGCGGTCAAAAAGCTACTGTGATTTTTGCTGATCAGTTAATGAAATTAGGTTTTAAATATGCTTGTTCCTCAGGCATTTCTTTTGGAATGGACGATATGGTAGTGCCGGAATCTAAGAGTACTCATATCAATGAAACTCAACTTGAAATAAAAGAATTTGAACAACAATATTCAAACGGTTTAATTACTTACGGTGAAAAATATAATAAAGTAGTTGATGCTTGGTCAAGATGTACCGATAGAGTAGCAAACGACATGATGAAAGAGATTGCTACGCCACCGATTAATGATGATCCGAATCATCAGAAAATAAATGCCATATATATGATGGCTATTTCAGGTGCAAGGGGTTCTTTCCAACAAATTAAGCAGCTTGGTGGTATGCGTGGTCTTATGACCAAGTCAAACGGGCAGATTATACCTACCCCTATTAAATCTAACTTTAAAGAGGGATTAACTGAATTTGAGTGCTTCAATTCTGCTAACGGAATGCGTAAAGGGCAAATAGATACGGCTTTAAAAACTGCAAGTTCAGGCTACTTAACAAGAAAATTAGTAGATGTTGCACAGGATTGTATTATTACTGAAAGAGATTGTGGAACAGATAAAGGAATTGAAGTTAAAAGCGCTATTGAAGGTGGTGAAATTATAGTACCTTTAGCTGAAAAGATTCTAGGTCGTACTGCTGCTATCGATATATTTCATCCGGTAACTAATGATCTAATCCTCAATAAAGGCGAGTTAATTAATGAAGCTAAGCTAGAGCAGATTGAATCCGCGGGCTTAGATAGAATTATGATTAAATCTGTATTAACTTGTGAAAGTACTATCGGTATATGTAGCATATGTTACGGTAGAGATCTTGCTACCGGCACGTTGGTGTCGGAGGGTGAAGCAATCGGGGTTATTGCTGCTCAATCTATCGGTGAACCTGGTACGCAGTTAACCATGAGAACTTTCCATATCGGGGGAGCGGTAACAAAAGGTGCTGAGGTTTCTTCCGTAGAAGCTTCATACGATGCAAAAGTTAAGATCATAAGCCGTAACGTTGTTATTAATTCCGAAGAACGCAAAATTGTTATGAGTCGAAATTGTGAATTATTGCTGCTTGACAATAATGGTAACGAAAAAGCTCGTCATAAAATTCCATACGGAGCTAGATTACTTGTTGATGACGGTGATATGGTGACTAAAACTCAAAAACTAGCGGAGTGGGATCCCTACACTATACCTATTATTACCGAGAAATCAGGTAAAGTTTTATTCAAAGATATGGTTGACGGTATTTCTATTCGTGACGTAACTGACGAAGCTACCGGAATACCAAGTAAAGTTATTATTGAATCAAAGCAATATTCACGCGGTGCAGAATTACGCCCTCGTATACAGCTTTTAGATTCTAAAGGTGAAGTCATTACCTTATCAAACGGTTTAGAAGCTAGGTATTACTTGCCGGTTGGAGCAGTTTTAAGTGTAGAGGACGGAGTGCAAATATCGGTAGGTGATATTATTGCACGTATACCGAAAGAATCGACTACTACTAAAGATATTACCGGTGGTTTACCGAGGGTTGCTGAGCTTGTAGAAGCAAGACGCCCTAAAGATCATGCAGTTATTGCTGAGATTGACGGTAGAGTAGAATTCGGTAAAGACTATAAATCTAAGAGACGTATTATTATACATCCGATTGATGAAACAATGTCTATTGAGTATATGGTACCAAAAGGCAAGCATGTTGTAGTCAATGAAGGTGATTTCGTCAAAAAAGGTGATTTATTGATTGACGGTAATCCGGTACTTCAAGACATTTTAAAAGTAATGGGTGTAGAGGTTCTTGCAAATTATATTGTTAAAGAGATTCAAGCCGTTTATCGTCTACAAGGTGTAAAGATTGATGATAAGCATATAGAAGTTATTATTCGTCAGATGTTACAAAAAGTAGAGATTACAGATTCAGGCGGAACTACCTTATTAGCAGGTGAAAAAATAGATAGACATGAATTCGAGGAGATAAATGAAAGAGCTATTAAAAATGGTTTAAAACCTGCTGAAGCCCAATTAATATTACAAGGTATTACTAAAGCTTCTCTGCAAACTAGATCATTTATCTCTGCGGCATCATTCCAAGAGACTACTAGAGTTTTAACTGAAGCGGCTATTGCCGGCAAAGTAGATAAGTTACGAGGGCTAAAAGAAAACGTAATAGTTGGACGATTAGTACCTGCCGGAACCGGTTACTTTATGGATAAAATGCGTAAAGCAGCCGCAAAGCTTGATGAAGAGAATGTATAA
- a CDS encoding leucyl aminopeptidase, which produces MLNINFVNEESSTNQGLVVFIDEQLKLDSNLITLDQQHHGLISKTIKNKLQFTGKYGQIKVIPSVIKSGEIKYLIIAGLGNEEKLTEAKIEELGGKILRHATSSKISTIDLKIINRISKFTSQTFVSLIASGVFLASYRFDKYRTTLKETEKFAVESIEIFTDNNSEAIKLFEVKKLIAEAVFFTRDICNEPSNIKTPQVYAERIVDIFEPLGVDVDVIGEREMKNLGMGALLGVGQGSQNESKLVVMEYKGGSKNAPTIALVGKGVIFDTGGISLKPSSNMHLMRYDMGGSAAVVGAMIAVAGQKLPVNIVGVVGIVENMPSGNAQRPGDVVTTMSGQTAEVLNTDAEGRLVLADAVWYAQEKFKPKCVIDVATLTGAITVALGSTYAGCFANNDELADKLIKAGEEVNEKLWRMPLHDEYDAMINSDIADMANIGNVPGVAGSSTAAHFIKRFIIEGVDWAHLDIAGVANSNKASALGPKGAVGYGVRLLEKFIKEYT; this is translated from the coding sequence ATGCTTAATATAAATTTTGTGAATGAAGAATCATCTACTAATCAAGGTCTAGTAGTTTTTATTGATGAACAGTTAAAGCTTGATAGTAATTTAATAACACTTGATCAACAACATCACGGATTAATTTCTAAAACTATTAAGAATAAACTGCAATTTACCGGTAAATATGGACAGATCAAGGTTATTCCGTCCGTTATTAAATCAGGCGAGATTAAATATTTGATAATAGCGGGTCTTGGGAATGAAGAAAAATTAACTGAAGCAAAAATCGAAGAGTTAGGGGGCAAAATCTTACGGCATGCAACCAGTAGCAAAATTTCTACTATTGACTTAAAGATTATAAATAGAATAAGCAAATTTACATCCCAAACATTTGTATCTTTAATTGCTAGCGGTGTGTTTCTCGCTTCTTACAGATTTGATAAATATAGAACTACTTTAAAAGAAACAGAGAAGTTCGCAGTAGAATCAATTGAAATTTTTACTGACAATAATTCGGAAGCAATAAAGTTATTTGAAGTCAAAAAATTAATTGCTGAGGCAGTATTTTTTACAAGAGATATATGTAATGAACCGTCAAATATTAAAACTCCACAAGTCTATGCCGAAAGAATAGTTGATATATTTGAGCCACTCGGAGTAGATGTCGACGTTATCGGTGAACGTGAGATGAAAAATCTTGGTATGGGAGCATTACTTGGTGTTGGACAAGGTTCACAAAATGAGTCAAAATTAGTGGTTATGGAGTATAAAGGTGGCAGTAAAAATGCTCCTACTATTGCTTTGGTCGGTAAAGGAGTGATTTTTGATACAGGCGGTATTTCCTTAAAACCATCAAGTAATATGCATTTAATGAGATATGATATGGGAGGTTCTGCAGCAGTTGTGGGCGCCATGATTGCGGTCGCCGGTCAAAAATTACCTGTAAATATAGTTGGTGTTGTAGGGATTGTCGAAAATATGCCGTCCGGTAATGCACAGCGTCCTGGGGACGTCGTAACTACTATGTCAGGGCAAACTGCTGAAGTTTTAAATACCGACGCAGAAGGGCGTTTAGTACTTGCTGATGCTGTTTGGTATGCACAAGAAAAATTTAAGCCTAAATGTGTGATTGATGTTGCAACTCTAACAGGAGCAATAACTGTGGCACTAGGTAGCACATATGCCGGTTGTTTTGCCAATAACGATGAGTTAGCTGATAAGTTAATAAAAGCAGGGGAAGAAGTTAATGAAAAACTTTGGAGAATGCCGCTTCATGATGAGTATGATGCAATGATTAACTCCGACATAGCTGATATGGCAAATATCGGTAACGTACCAGGAGTTGCCGGAAGCTCTACGGCTGCTCATTTCATTAAGCGCTTCATTATAGAGGGAGTAGATTGGGCTCATTTAGATATAGCAGGCGTTGCAAATAGTAATAAAGCTTCAGCGCTTGGTCCTAAGGGAGCTGTGGGGTACGGCGTGAGATTACTAGAGAAATTCATCAAGGAATATACTTAA
- a CDS encoding DUF3106 domain-containing protein: MPNIAENISPNQRKAADELINKYKNLTPEEQKEVDRKLESHFREKNLERNDLQLRMNKIFGNLSSENQEKLQASNNSINKIKDELLPLIKGIINLVENVAEIIKNPKKAIYEWIKGELSQAKPQQQNYQRLPSKPKVAAISR, translated from the coding sequence ATGCCAAATATTGCTGAAAATATTTCACCGAACCAACGAAAAGCAGCGGATGAGCTTATTAATAAATATAAAAATTTAACTCCTGAAGAACAAAAAGAAGTTGATAGAAAACTTGAATCACATTTCAGAGAAAAAAATCTTGAACGAAATGATCTTCAGTTAAGAATGAATAAGATATTTGGTAATCTATCAAGCGAAAATCAAGAAAAATTACAAGCAAGTAATAATTCTATAAATAAAATTAAAGATGAGTTATTACCGTTAATTAAGGGAATAATAAATTTAGTAGAAAATGTTGCAGAGATAATTAAAAATCCTAAGAAAGCAATATATGAATGGATTAAAGGTGAGTTAAGTCAAGCAAAACCTCAACAGCAAAATTATCAGCGGCTCCCATCAAAGCCAAAAGTTGCCGCAATATCAAGATAA
- the aspS gene encoding aspartate--tRNA ligase, which produces MHKYRTHNCNELQISDVKKEVKLSGWVHRRRDHGNLVFIDLRDHYGITQIVFTDQNPELMDTAGRLRYESVITVTGKVVARSSDAINDTLTTGHIEVLAGGFIIESAADTLPFVINTEKDAPEDLRLKHRFLDLRREKLHNNIILRSQIIAHIRHLMTTRGFTEFQTPILTASSPEGARDFLVPSRIHSGKFYALPQAPQQFKQLLMVSGFDRYFQIAPCFRDEDARADRSPGEFYQLDVEMSFVTQEDVFSTIEPVMYDLFTKFTDKKVSNTPFVRIPYNESMLKYGSDKPDLRNPIIIADVTEIFKDSNFTIFRENIKKGSVVRAIPTPKAASLPRSFFDKMIEFAISEGARGLGYIQFSETGEAKGPVAKFLTEQQLDTLKTVANISNGDAVFFASDKKEKAAKLAGKIRIRIAEELDLLEKDCFKFCWITDFPFYELNEETSKIDFSHNPFSMPHGGLEALENAKTTEELLELTAYQYDIVCNGTELSSGAIRNHKPEIMYKAFVIAGYSEEEVDKRFGGMIRAFKFGSPPHGGIAPGIDRIVMLLAEANNIREIIAFPLNQQAEDLLMSAPSYVEDKALKELSIMLSPSAPKNMK; this is translated from the coding sequence ATGCATAAATATAGAACTCATAATTGTAACGAATTACAAATTTCTGATGTTAAGAAAGAAGTTAAACTATCAGGTTGGGTACATCGAAGAAGAGATCATGGTAATTTGGTTTTTATAGATTTACGTGATCATTACGGTATAACTCAAATCGTCTTTACCGATCAAAATCCAGAGCTTATGGATACGGCCGGCCGTTTGCGTTATGAGTCGGTAATCACTGTAACAGGAAAAGTGGTAGCAAGATCAAGTGATGCTATTAATGACACGCTTACCACCGGTCATATTGAAGTATTAGCCGGAGGATTTATTATTGAATCAGCTGCGGATACCCTACCTTTTGTTATTAATACCGAAAAAGACGCTCCGGAAGATTTAAGGCTTAAACATCGCTTTTTAGACCTTAGACGTGAGAAATTACATAATAATATAATACTCCGCTCACAAATTATTGCTCATATTCGTCATTTAATGACAACAAGAGGTTTTACTGAATTTCAAACACCGATTTTAACGGCAAGCTCACCTGAGGGTGCTAGGGATTTCTTAGTGCCGAGTAGAATACATTCGGGTAAGTTCTATGCGTTACCTCAAGCACCTCAGCAATTCAAGCAGCTTTTGATGGTTTCGGGGTTTGATCGTTATTTCCAAATTGCTCCTTGTTTTCGGGACGAAGATGCAAGAGCCGATAGATCACCTGGCGAATTTTATCAGCTAGACGTAGAAATGTCGTTTGTTACACAGGAAGACGTGTTTAGTACTATTGAGCCTGTCATGTATGATTTATTTACTAAATTTACGGATAAGAAAGTATCCAATACTCCTTTTGTTCGTATCCCATATAATGAATCTATGCTAAAATATGGCTCTGATAAGCCTGATTTACGAAATCCCATTATAATTGCCGATGTAACAGAAATATTTAAAGATTCTAATTTTACAATCTTTAGGGAAAATATTAAAAAAGGTAGTGTTGTTCGTGCTATTCCTACGCCTAAAGCTGCTTCATTACCTCGTAGCTTTTTCGATAAAATGATCGAGTTTGCGATATCCGAAGGGGCGAGGGGGCTTGGCTATATTCAATTTAGCGAAACCGGTGAAGCAAAAGGGCCGGTAGCAAAGTTTTTAACTGAGCAGCAATTAGATACTTTAAAAACTGTGGCTAATATAAGTAATGGTGATGCAGTGTTTTTTGCTAGTGATAAAAAGGAAAAAGCTGCCAAACTCGCCGGCAAGATTAGAATTAGAATAGCAGAGGAGCTAGATTTACTTGAAAAAGATTGCTTTAAATTCTGCTGGATTACTGACTTTCCATTTTATGAATTAAATGAAGAAACAAGTAAAATTGACTTTAGCCATAATCCGTTTTCTATGCCGCATGGTGGTTTAGAAGCTCTAGAAAATGCTAAAACAACGGAAGAACTACTTGAGCTTACCGCGTACCAATATGATATTGTTTGTAACGGCACTGAACTTTCTAGTGGTGCTATTAGAAACCATAAGCCGGAAATTATGTATAAGGCATTTGTCATAGCAGGTTATAGTGAAGAGGAAGTTGATAAAAGATTTGGGGGAATGATTAGAGCATTTAAGTTTGGTTCTCCGCCGCATGGTGGCATAGCTCCAGGAATTGACCGAATTGTTATGCTACTTGCGGAAGCTAATAATATAAGAGAAATAATTGCATTTCCTTTAAACCAACAAGCCGAAGATTTACTTATGAGTGCTCCAAGCTATGTAGAGGATAAGGCTCTAAAGGAGCTAAGTATTATGCTCTCACCGTCAGCCCCTAAGAATATGAAATAA
- a CDS encoding division plane positioning ATPase MipZ, which yields MNTINKPYIFVVGNEKGGAGKTTCCLHLIIALLYQNYSVVSIDTDSRQSSLTNYLKNRDSYNKQNPNKLVLVPKHFHISEGEIGWQAKSFEKMLENNQNADYIVVDTPGSHTALSRIAHSYADTIITPINDSFLDLDVIAKIDSKDEIISPSIYSQMIWEQKMQRASRDRGSIDWIILRNRLSNLDALNKRRVGNVLAKLAKRINFKLTEGFSERVIYKELFLQGLTLLDLKTAKYDRAFNSSHVLARQELRNFLDFLGIKTILKS from the coding sequence ATGAACACAATAAATAAACCTTATATATTTGTTGTAGGTAATGAGAAAGGCGGAGCAGGTAAAACTACCTGCTGCCTGCATCTAATAATAGCTTTGCTTTACCAAAATTATTCGGTAGTAAGTATAGATACCGACTCACGCCAAAGTTCTTTAACAAACTATTTAAAAAATCGAGATTCATATAATAAACAAAACCCTAATAAACTCGTATTAGTACCGAAGCATTTTCATATATCTGAAGGAGAGATAGGGTGGCAAGCCAAGAGTTTTGAGAAGATGCTAGAAAATAATCAAAATGCCGATTATATCGTGGTTGATACGCCTGGTAGTCATACTGCTTTATCAAGAATTGCTCATTCTTACGCTGATACAATTATTACACCGATTAATGATAGTTTTCTAGATTTAGACGTGATAGCAAAAATTGACAGCAAAGACGAAATTATCAGTCCGTCAATCTACAGCCAAATGATTTGGGAACAGAAAATGCAGCGAGCAAGTCGTGATAGAGGTAGTATAGATTGGATAATATTGCGTAATCGCCTAAGTAACCTTGATGCGTTGAATAAAAGGCGAGTAGGAAATGTATTAGCTAAACTTGCAAAAAGAATCAATTTTAAACTTACTGAAGGTTTTAGTGAGCGTGTAATATATAAAGAATTATTCCTGCAAGGTCTAACATTACTTGATCTAAAAACTGCAAAATATGATAGAGCATTTAATAGCTCACATGTGCTTGCACGCCAAGAACTACGAAACTTTTTAGACTTTTTAGGCATTAAAACCATACTCAAAAGTTAA
- a CDS encoding ankyrin repeat domain-containing protein translates to MRDDQGYSILHLAVIAKNSSVLQDLIHRKTNLKVTTNAGYTALHLAITNFDGRSIAVIENLLKHEIDINALNNKGEASLDLLILNDVIVLEDKIQILKLFLEHNPNLHITKECFTILHTSAAKDYKKIIELLIDKVDINLKDDGGFTMLHLAVMNNHSRVVELLLTHNANAHILAPGKIDILQIAVRKSYFETVNLLLKYNSSINGAVKELLINFANTIIDEENSWTLTHISASRGYTEIIKLLLDNNIDITVRDNAGNTPLHLFGKSGCITITKYFIEKGANIKLPNSAGDTTLHLAIYSENYNYTVISILVKKEAPINIPNHEGVTSQELMNDIDDLILSKIFSQANTKIKEDELITIGDNAQHIS, encoded by the coding sequence ATAAGGGATGATCAAGGTTACTCCATATTACATTTGGCAGTTATTGCTAAAAATTCTTCGGTCTTGCAAGACTTAATTCACAGGAAGACTAATCTAAAAGTTACCACCAACGCAGGATATACCGCACTACACTTAGCTATTACAAATTTTGATGGTAGAAGCATTGCGGTAATAGAAAATCTACTGAAACATGAAATTGATATTAATGCACTTAATAATAAAGGTGAAGCATCACTTGATTTATTGATATTAAATGATGTTATAGTTTTAGAGGATAAAATTCAAATATTAAAACTCTTTTTAGAACATAATCCTAACCTTCATATAACTAAAGAGTGTTTTACTATCCTACATACGAGTGCAGCAAAAGATTATAAGAAAATCATAGAACTACTCATAGATAAAGTAGATATTAACCTTAAGGATGATGGTGGTTTTACTATGTTACATCTAGCTGTTATGAATAATCACTCTAGGGTAGTAGAGTTGCTTTTAACACATAACGCAAATGCACATATATTAGCTCCAGGTAAAATAGACATATTACAAATTGCTGTTAGAAAAAGTTACTTTGAAACAGTTAATTTATTATTAAAATATAATAGTTCTATTAACGGAGCGGTGAAAGAATTGTTAATAAATTTTGCCAATACTATTATAGACGAAGAAAACAGTTGGACTTTAACGCATATATCTGCTTCAAGAGGCTATACAGAAATCATAAAGCTGCTTTTAGATAATAATATTGATATTACTGTTAGGGATAACGCGGGGAATACACCGTTACATTTATTTGGTAAAAGTGGTTGCATAACAATAACAAAATATTTTATAGAAAAAGGAGCAAATATTAAACTACCAAATTCTGCTGGCGATACGACGTTACATTTGGCTATCTATAGTGAGAATTATAATTATACGGTAATATCTATATTAGTAAAAAAGGAAGCACCTATAAATATACCTAATCATGAAGGCGTTACTTCACAGGAATTAATGAATGATATAGATGATTTAATATTATCAAAGATTTTTAGTCAAGCTAATACCAAAATTAAAGAGGATGAGTTAATAACAATAGGAGATAATGCACAGCATATTTCATAA